Proteins encoded by one window of Streptomyces uncialis:
- a CDS encoding right-handed parallel beta-helix repeat-containing protein: MAQGTVQVTHSGTSRWRRRTGEYPSLAAALEAAGDGDVLTVAPGTYRENLVIQRAVTLRGPEGSAGSVRIAPVDGVPLTVRAPAAVQDLLLEGQDSASPALLVEDSAPELSDLRIVTRSAVGIEVRGGARPTVRRCTVDNPAGIGIAVLDGGGGVFEECEVVAAGQSGIAVRDGGRPRLERCRVHHASGPGISVTGEGSTLEGFGCEVYEVKGSGVQVTARATAHLTDCDVHRTTADGITLDTDAVLTLADCRIHDIPENAVDLRSRSVLTLTRSTVSRFGRNGLSVWDPGTRVDAHQCEIHDSTGDYPAVWVSDGAAVVLDSCRVRDVPDALFVLDRGSRADVVDTDLTQVRNTAVSVSDGATAQLDDCRIREAATGAWFRDHGSGGTLANCTVDTVQTGVIVTKGADPTIERCTVTSPAEAGFYVSAGGRGTLVGCKVTGSGGYGFHVIDGCRTTLRKCRTERCARGGYEFSEDGPVAEDCTSDESGGIHRTSTPDPLPRAAATATVSGSVGLLSAGPAPRAVPAVAEPPAEPARSSDAVLGELDTLVGLESVKREVRALTDMIEVGRRRQQAGLKAASARRHLVFTGSPGTGKTTVARLYGEILASLGVLEQGHLVEVSRVDLVGEHIGSTAIRTQEAFDRARGGVLFIDEAYALSPEDSGRDFGREAIDTLVKLMEDHREAVVVIVAGYTAEMERFLATNPGVASRFSRTITFNDYMPDELLRIVEQQAEEHEYRLGEAAPEALLKYFTVLPKGPAFGNGRTARQTFEAMVERHAGRVAQLAEPSTDELTLLYPEDLPDLP, translated from the coding sequence ATGGCACAGGGCACGGTCCAGGTGACGCACAGCGGTACATCACGGTGGCGGCGCCGCACGGGTGAGTACCCCTCCCTCGCCGCGGCGCTGGAAGCCGCGGGGGACGGCGACGTACTCACCGTCGCGCCCGGGACCTACCGGGAGAACCTGGTGATCCAGCGCGCGGTGACGCTGCGCGGCCCCGAGGGGTCGGCGGGTTCGGTGCGGATCGCGCCGGTCGACGGGGTGCCGCTCACCGTGCGCGCCCCGGCCGCCGTCCAGGACCTGCTGCTGGAGGGCCAGGACTCCGCCTCCCCGGCGCTGCTCGTGGAGGACAGCGCGCCCGAGCTGTCCGATCTGCGGATCGTGACCCGGTCCGCGGTGGGCATAGAGGTGCGCGGGGGCGCGCGGCCGACGGTACGGCGCTGCACCGTGGACAACCCGGCCGGGATAGGTATCGCGGTCCTGGACGGCGGGGGCGGTGTCTTCGAGGAGTGCGAGGTCGTCGCGGCGGGACAGTCCGGGATAGCCGTCCGCGACGGCGGACGCCCCCGGCTGGAGCGCTGCCGGGTGCACCACGCGTCGGGTCCCGGCATCTCGGTGACCGGTGAGGGCTCGACGCTGGAGGGCTTCGGCTGCGAGGTGTACGAGGTCAAGGGCTCCGGTGTGCAGGTCACCGCGCGGGCCACGGCCCATCTGACGGACTGCGACGTGCACCGCACGACCGCCGACGGGATCACCCTCGACACGGACGCGGTGCTGACCCTCGCGGACTGCCGCATCCACGACATCCCGGAGAACGCGGTCGATCTGAGGTCGCGTTCGGTGCTGACCCTGACCCGCTCCACGGTGAGCCGGTTCGGCCGCAACGGTCTGTCGGTGTGGGACCCGGGCACCCGGGTGGACGCCCATCAGTGCGAGATCCACGACAGCACCGGCGACTACCCGGCGGTGTGGGTCAGCGACGGCGCCGCGGTCGTCCTCGACTCGTGCCGGGTCCGGGACGTGCCCGACGCGCTGTTCGTACTGGACCGCGGCTCCCGCGCGGATGTCGTCGACACGGATCTCACCCAGGTGCGCAACACCGCGGTGTCGGTGAGCGACGGGGCGACGGCCCAGCTCGACGACTGCCGCATCCGGGAGGCCGCGACCGGCGCGTGGTTCCGCGACCACGGCAGCGGCGGCACCCTCGCGAACTGCACGGTGGACACCGTGCAGACCGGGGTCATCGTGACCAAGGGCGCCGACCCGACCATCGAACGCTGCACCGTCACCTCCCCCGCCGAGGCGGGCTTCTATGTCTCGGCGGGCGGCCGGGGCACCCTCGTCGGATGCAAGGTCACCGGCAGCGGCGGGTACGGCTTCCATGTCATAGACGGCTGCCGTACGACCCTGCGCAAGTGCCGTACGGAGCGCTGCGCGCGCGGCGGGTACGAGTTCTCCGAGGACGGGCCCGTCGCCGAGGACTGCACCAGCGACGAGAGCGGCGGGATACACAGGACCAGCACACCCGATCCGCTGCCCAGAGCCGCGGCGACGGCCACGGTCTCCGGTTCGGTGGGACTCCTGTCGGCCGGCCCGGCGCCACGCGCGGTCCCGGCGGTCGCGGAACCGCCCGCCGAGCCCGCGCGGTCCTCGGACGCCGTGCTCGGTGAACTCGACACCCTGGTCGGTCTGGAGAGCGTCAAGCGCGAGGTACGGGCGCTCACCGACATGATCGAGGTCGGCCGGCGCCGGCAGCAGGCGGGCCTCAAGGCCGCCTCCGCACGACGGCACCTGGTCTTCACGGGCTCCCCCGGTACCGGCAAGACGACCGTGGCCCGGCTGTACGGCGAGATCCTCGCCTCCCTCGGGGTGCTGGAACAGGGGCATCTCGTGGAGGTGTCCCGGGTGGACCTGGTCGGTGAGCACATCGGGTCGACCGCGATCCGCACCCAGGAGGCGTTCGACCGGGCGCGCGGCGGAGTGCTGTTCATCGACGAGGCGTACGCGCTGTCACCGGAGGACTCGGGCCGGGACTTCGGCCGGGAGGCGATCGACACCCTGGTGAAGCTGATGGAGGACCACCGGGAGGCCGTGGTCGTCATCGTCGCGGGGTACACCGCCGAGATGGAGCGGTTCCTGGCGACCAACCCGGGTGTGGCGTCGCGTTTCTCCCGGACCATCACCTTCAACGACTACATGCCCGACGAGCTGCTGAGGATCGTGGAGCAGCAGGCGGAGGAGCACGAGTACCGGCTCGGCGAGGCGGCGCCGGAGGCGTTGCTGAAGTACTTCACGGTCCTGCCCAAGGGCCCCGCCTTCGGCAACGGCCGCACCGCGCGGCAGACGTTCGAGGCGATGGTCGAGCGGCACGCGGGCCGGGTCGCCCAGCTCGCCGAGCCCAGCACGGACGAGCTGACCCTGCTCTACCCGGAGGATCTGCCCGACCTGCCGTGA
- a CDS encoding Rv1733c family protein, whose amino-acid sequence MRAMVGVWRWRHNPLRRRTDAVEAWLALGALLLTLCAAPVAGVLAGSAAERSLTQSVREQHRERYRTTATVLRVTPGRAALPEDDEDGRVTARWTGPDGTPRTGPVASGLDAPRAGSRFPVWTDPRGRITAPPMAPDAVTVHAVLAGGWTVAVLAALVDVVRRLAVGELVRRRYRRLDQAWERAGPDWGRTGTGR is encoded by the coding sequence GTGCGAGCGATGGTCGGAGTGTGGCGCTGGCGGCACAACCCGTTGCGCCGCCGTACGGACGCCGTCGAGGCGTGGCTGGCGCTCGGGGCCCTGCTGCTGACACTGTGCGCGGCACCGGTGGCGGGTGTCCTCGCCGGGTCGGCGGCCGAGCGGAGCCTGACGCAGTCGGTGCGCGAGCAGCACCGGGAGCGGTACCGGACGACGGCGACCGTGCTCCGGGTGACGCCCGGCCGCGCGGCGCTCCCGGAGGACGACGAGGACGGCAGGGTCACGGCCCGCTGGACGGGTCCGGACGGCACGCCCCGGACCGGCCCGGTCGCCTCCGGCCTCGATGCCCCGCGCGCGGGGAGCCGGTTCCCGGTATGGACCGATCCACGGGGCCGGATCACCGCCCCGCCGATGGCCCCGGACGCGGTCACCGTGCACGCGGTCCTCGCGGGCGGGTGGACCGTGGCGGTGCTGGCCGCGTTGGTCGACGTCGTGCGGCGGCTGGCCGTCGGTGAGTTGGTGCGCCGCCGGTACCGGCGTCTCGACCAGGCGTGGGAGCGGGCCGGTCCCGACTGGGGCCGGACGGGCACGGGCCGCTGA
- a CDS encoding MOSC domain-containing protein gives MAKPVLVSLRVHPVKAVQGETPDEAVVEPWGLAGDRRWMLVDEGAKVVTQRQQARLALVRARSLSGGAVRLSAPGLAPVTVPVPEPGATTPVQIWRDKVEAVSADDAAHTWFSEFLGIPVRLVHMDDPAVRRSIDPGYAREGETVSFADGFPLLLTTRASLDALNDLVAQGTHASEGPLPMDRFRPNAVVDGTDAWAEDDWRRIAIGEVTFRVAKKCGRCVVTTTDQRTAERGREPLRTLARHRRFGDQLVFGQNLVPENTGTLRVGDPVTVLG, from the coding sequence ATGGCGAAACCAGTGCTTGTGTCCCTGCGTGTCCACCCGGTGAAGGCGGTTCAGGGCGAGACGCCCGACGAGGCCGTCGTGGAACCGTGGGGACTCGCGGGCGACCGCCGCTGGATGCTCGTCGACGAGGGGGCGAAGGTCGTCACCCAGCGCCAGCAGGCCCGGCTCGCGCTGGTGCGCGCGCGCTCGCTGTCCGGTGGAGCCGTCCGGCTGTCCGCACCCGGCCTCGCGCCCGTCACGGTGCCCGTGCCGGAACCCGGCGCGACGACCCCGGTGCAGATCTGGCGCGACAAGGTCGAGGCGGTGTCCGCCGACGACGCCGCGCACACGTGGTTCAGCGAGTTCCTCGGGATCCCGGTCCGGCTGGTGCACATGGACGATCCGGCGGTCCGCCGCTCGATCGACCCGGGGTACGCCCGCGAGGGGGAGACCGTGTCCTTCGCCGACGGATTCCCGCTGCTGCTCACCACCCGCGCCTCGCTCGACGCGCTGAACGACCTGGTGGCGCAGGGCACGCACGCCTCGGAGGGCCCACTGCCGATGGACCGGTTCCGGCCGAACGCCGTGGTCGACGGGACGGACGCGTGGGCCGAGGACGACTGGCGACGGATCGCGATCGGTGAGGTCACCTTCCGCGTCGCCAAGAAGTGCGGGCGCTGTGTGGTGACGACGACCGACCAGCGCACCGCCGAACGCGGCCGGGAACCCTTGCGGACCCTCGCCCGGCACCGCCGCTTCGGCGATCAGCTCGTCTTCGGGCAGAACCTCGTCCCGGAGAACACCGGCACCCTGCGGGTGGGCGACCCCGTCACCGTCCTGGGGTGA
- a CDS encoding DUF6643 family protein — MTSPRSTYGGGFYSAPSFRDTPIYDSLVAERGTPQIAPIRVPAAYDTGSHHLPALPSALPALPAAPSPQQYPQQYGYAPAAQPAPMQHPGQYIPQQPGGPRGYPGPQQQPRPPQGTGYEAMRPAAPRPAPGPTPYEDPYNRQYRGY, encoded by the coding sequence ATGACCTCCCCCCGTTCCACCTATGGCGGCGGTTTCTACTCCGCGCCGTCCTTCCGGGACACCCCTATCTACGACTCCCTCGTCGCAGAGCGGGGCACACCTCAGATCGCCCCGATCCGGGTCCCGGCCGCGTACGACACCGGCAGTCACCATCTGCCCGCGCTGCCCTCCGCGCTTCCCGCGCTGCCGGCGGCCCCTTCTCCGCAGCAGTACCCGCAGCAGTACGGATACGCGCCGGCCGCGCAGCCCGCGCCGATGCAGCACCCGGGCCAGTACATCCCGCAGCAGCCGGGCGGCCCGCGCGGCTACCCCGGCCCGCAGCAGCAGCCCCGGCCGCCGCAGGGCACCGGTTACGAGGCCATGCGGCCCGCGGCCCCGCGGCCCGCTCCGGGTCCGACCCCGTACGAGGACCCGTACAACCGCCAGTACCGCGGTTACTGA
- a CDS encoding glycosyltransferase, whose amino-acid sequence MSVWVWVTAVSLAAWLWLLLGQGFFWRTDVRLPLGRAPRVWPSVAVVVPARDEAAILPRTLPSLLTQDYPGRLEVFLVDDGSSDGTGELARALAGRYGGAPLTVTSPGEPPEGWTGKLWALRHGMAQAREGAPRYLLFTDADIAHGPSSVQRLVTAAESGGYDLVSLMARLRMVSGWERLLVPAFVYFFAQLYPFRRVDRPGGRSAAAAGGCVLLRSETAERAGVPEVIRGALIDDVSLARAVKAAGGRIWLGLADQVDSVRPCPRLADVWRMVSRSAYAQLRYRPAVLVATVLGLALVYLVPPAAVVLGATGTVPGAAPVVLGGLAWLVMTLTYLPMLRYYRESAWTAPLLPFTALLYLLMTVESAVRHHRGLGTGWKGRTYTRPDRVPPGRPPGEPGLAAGDAGVAPGEQ is encoded by the coding sequence GTGAGCGTGTGGGTGTGGGTGACCGCTGTTTCTCTCGCCGCCTGGCTGTGGCTGCTGCTGGGCCAGGGCTTCTTCTGGCGGACCGATGTCCGGCTGCCGCTGGGGCGGGCGCCACGGGTGTGGCCGTCGGTCGCCGTGGTCGTCCCGGCCCGTGACGAGGCGGCGATACTGCCGCGGACCCTGCCGTCGCTGCTGACCCAGGACTATCCGGGGCGGCTGGAGGTCTTCCTGGTGGACGACGGCAGCTCGGACGGTACGGGCGAGCTGGCCCGCGCGCTGGCCGGGCGGTACGGGGGCGCCCCGCTCACGGTGACGTCGCCGGGTGAGCCGCCGGAGGGCTGGACGGGCAAGCTGTGGGCGCTGCGGCACGGGATGGCGCAGGCCCGGGAGGGCGCGCCCCGGTATCTGCTGTTCACCGACGCGGACATCGCGCACGGGCCTTCGAGCGTCCAGCGGCTGGTGACGGCGGCGGAGTCCGGCGGCTACGACCTGGTCTCGCTGATGGCGCGGCTGCGGATGGTGAGCGGCTGGGAGCGGCTGCTCGTCCCGGCGTTCGTGTACTTCTTCGCGCAGCTCTACCCGTTCCGCCGGGTGGACCGTCCGGGCGGGCGGTCGGCCGCGGCGGCGGGTGGCTGTGTGCTGCTGCGGTCGGAGACGGCGGAGCGGGCGGGGGTGCCGGAGGTGATCCGGGGCGCGCTGATCGACGATGTGTCGCTGGCGCGTGCGGTGAAGGCCGCGGGCGGGCGGATCTGGCTGGGGCTCGCGGACCAGGTGGACAGTGTGCGGCCCTGCCCCCGGCTGGCGGATGTCTGGCGGATGGTGTCGCGCAGCGCCTACGCGCAGCTGCGGTACCGCCCGGCGGTGCTCGTGGCGACGGTGCTGGGGCTCGCGCTGGTGTACCTGGTGCCCCCGGCCGCGGTCGTGCTCGGTGCCACGGGCACCGTGCCGGGTGCGGCACCGGTGGTCCTGGGCGGGCTGGCGTGGCTGGTGATGACGCTGACGTATCTGCCGATGCTGCGCTACTACCGGGAGAGCGCGTGGACGGCGCCGCTGCTGCCGTTCACGGCCCTGCTGTACCTGTTGATGACGGTGGAGTCGGCGGTACGGCACCACCGGGGGCTCGGCACGGGCTGGAAGGGCCGTACCTACACCCGGCCGGACCGGGTGCCCCCCGGCCGTCCGCCGGGGGAGCCGGGGCTGGCCGCCGGGGACGCCGGGGTGGCCCCGGGCGAGCAGTGA
- a CDS encoding glutamate racemase, whose protein sequence is MKIALMDSGIGLLAAAAAVRRLRPDADLVLSSDPDGMPWGPRTPEGVAERALIVAEAAAETGADALIVACNTASVHALPALRARLEPALPVIGTVPAIKPAAAGGAAFAIWATPATTGSPYQRGLLTEFAAGAAATEVPCPGLADAIEQADEDAIDRAVAAAAARTPNGVTAVVLGCTHYELVAERVRAAVRAPLAQLPAAPSQPVPPLILHGSAGAVAAQALRRIGVSPDPQAPPVGSVTVLHSGRPASLSTRALAYVEGRLLAAVGQPR, encoded by the coding sequence GTGAAGATCGCGCTCATGGACTCCGGTATCGGACTGCTCGCCGCCGCCGCCGCGGTGCGCCGGCTGCGCCCCGACGCCGACCTCGTCCTCTCCTCGGACCCCGACGGCATGCCCTGGGGTCCCCGTACCCCCGAGGGTGTCGCCGAGCGCGCGCTGATCGTCGCCGAGGCCGCCGCGGAGACCGGCGCGGACGCCCTGATCGTCGCCTGCAACACCGCGTCCGTGCACGCGCTGCCCGCCCTGCGCGCCCGCCTCGAACCGGCGCTCCCGGTCATCGGCACCGTCCCCGCGATCAAGCCCGCCGCCGCCGGTGGCGCGGCCTTCGCGATCTGGGCGACCCCCGCCACCACCGGCAGCCCCTACCAGCGCGGGCTGCTCACCGAGTTCGCCGCCGGGGCCGCCGCCACCGAGGTCCCGTGCCCCGGACTCGCGGACGCCATCGAGCAGGCCGACGAGGACGCGATCGACCGCGCCGTCGCCGCCGCGGCGGCCCGCACCCCGAACGGCGTAACCGCCGTCGTCCTCGGCTGCACCCACTACGAACTGGTCGCCGAACGCGTCCGCGCCGCCGTCCGCGCACCCCTCGCCCAGCTGCCCGCCGCGCCGTCCCAGCCGGTGCCCCCGCTGATCCTGCACGGCTCCGCCGGGGCCGTCGCGGCCCAGGCGCTGCGCCGGATCGGGGTGAGCCCCGACCCGCAGGCGCCCCCTGTCGGATCGGTCACAGTCCTGCACAGCGGACGCCCGGCGAGCCTGTCGACACGCGCCCTCGCGTATGTCGAGGGACGGCTGCTGGCCGCCGTGGGCCAGCCCCGATAG
- a CDS encoding O-antigen ligase family protein, which translates to MGSAGRAGTARGSGTAERSAASTVRAADAHGPTSDAVGMILLAACSGWALMTAAATGGRPEGLLLAVLAMAAAYAAGRIFGAVFPVGAPAVGALAGAVLAFLLPHLRAAPEGSSPLGHGGAAAALLALATGAACCAAWAARHRGARRALWTLAVLVTLSALLLDSLAGLTLCAGVLLISPAAARTARRAPALSCYGLAVAGVGAAAWAVAADVLPDGLMSSLEGQLTPYRVLLWRDALEMTRDHPWAGVGPNLFGGLSPTVAESVVPDGRPHSALFQQAAEQGLVGVALLGAVFCWVLHALALSPRPTGVVLTAGASLTALAALAAVGDALSFMVVTVGAGLLAGVATARPLSPEPLPSAAAPPD; encoded by the coding sequence ATGGGGTCTGCGGGGCGCGCGGGGACAGCGCGCGGGAGCGGCACGGCCGAGCGGTCCGCCGCGAGCACGGTACGGGCGGCCGACGCGCACGGCCCCACGTCCGACGCGGTCGGCATGATCCTGCTTGCGGCCTGTTCCGGCTGGGCGCTGATGACCGCGGCGGCGACCGGCGGACGGCCCGAGGGACTGCTGCTCGCCGTCCTCGCGATGGCCGCCGCCTATGCCGCGGGCCGGATCTTCGGGGCCGTGTTCCCGGTGGGCGCCCCGGCCGTCGGCGCGCTCGCCGGTGCCGTCCTCGCCTTCCTCCTCCCGCATCTGCGGGCCGCCCCCGAGGGTTCCTCGCCGCTGGGCCACGGGGGCGCGGCGGCGGCTCTGCTCGCGCTGGCCACCGGCGCGGCCTGCTGCGCGGCGTGGGCGGCACGGCACCGCGGGGCCCGCCGCGCGCTGTGGACGCTCGCCGTGCTGGTGACGCTGAGCGCCCTGCTCCTCGACTCGCTCGCGGGGCTGACCCTGTGCGCCGGGGTGCTGCTGATCTCCCCGGCCGCCGCCCGGACGGCCCGGCGGGCCCCGGCGCTGAGCTGCTACGGGCTCGCCGTCGCGGGGGTCGGGGCGGCGGCCTGGGCGGTCGCGGCCGATGTCCTCCCGGACGGGCTGATGAGTTCGCTGGAGGGCCAGCTCACCCCGTACCGGGTGCTGCTGTGGCGTGACGCGCTGGAGATGACACGGGACCACCCGTGGGCCGGGGTCGGTCCGAACCTCTTCGGCGGGCTGAGTCCGACGGTCGCGGAGTCGGTCGTCCCGGACGGACGGCCGCATTCGGCGCTGTTCCAGCAGGCCGCGGAGCAGGGGCTGGTGGGGGTGGCGCTGCTCGGGGCGGTGTTCTGCTGGGTGCTGCACGCCCTGGCGCTCTCACCGCGGCCGACCGGTGTGGTGCTGACGGCGGGAGCGTCGCTCACCGCGCTGGCGGCCCTGGCGGCGGTCGGGGACGCGCTGAGCTTCATGGTGGTGACGGTGGGCGCGGGGCTCCTCGCGGGGGTCGCGACGGCCCGGCCGCTGTCCCCGGAGCCCCTGCCGTCCGCCGCCGCGCCACCGGACTGA
- the lnt gene encoding apolipoprotein N-acyltransferase, which translates to MTVTATPPDEPERPGATEAASTRASRAVHRLLPTLVAALSGVLLYVSFPPRTLWWLALPAFAGLGWAVRGRSWKAGLGLGYVFGLGFLLPLLVWTGVEVGPGPWVALVAIEALFVGLVGAGAALVSRLPGWPLWAAALWIAGEAARARVPFEGFPWGKVAFGQADGAFLPLAALGGTPVLGFAVALCGFGLYEAVRLAADARGGRSVRRAAAVAAAVAVVLPLAAAFAARPLVGAEAEDGTATVAVIQGNVPRMGLDFNAQRRAVLDHHVKETVRLADEVRAGRAKQPDFVLWPENSSDIDPFRNDDAREAIDRAVTAIGAPVSVGAVVESDDGRLLNEQVLWDPDKGPVDTYDKRQIQPFGEYIPLRSVISVFSSDVDMVRKDFSRGSEPGVFTMAGTRVGIATCYEAAFDWAVRDTVTGGAQLLSVPSNNATFGRSEMTYQQLAMSRIRAVEHSRTVAVPVTSGVSAVIMPDGRVVDRTRMFTADSLVAEVPLRSSRTPATRLGTAPEAVLVLIAAGGLGWTAARAARARAARTGERSPARV; encoded by the coding sequence GTGACCGTCACCGCCACCCCGCCAGACGAGCCGGAGCGGCCCGGCGCGACCGAGGCGGCCTCCACGCGCGCGTCCCGTGCCGTACACCGGCTCCTGCCCACCCTCGTCGCCGCGCTCTCCGGCGTACTGCTCTATGTGAGCTTCCCGCCGCGCACCCTGTGGTGGCTCGCGCTGCCCGCCTTCGCCGGGCTCGGCTGGGCGGTGCGCGGGCGGTCCTGGAAGGCCGGGCTCGGCCTCGGCTACGTCTTCGGGCTCGGGTTCCTGCTGCCGCTGCTGGTGTGGACCGGGGTCGAGGTGGGCCCCGGCCCGTGGGTGGCGCTGGTGGCCATCGAGGCCCTCTTCGTCGGTCTCGTCGGCGCCGGGGCCGCGCTGGTGTCCCGGCTGCCGGGCTGGCCGCTGTGGGCCGCCGCCCTGTGGATCGCCGGTGAGGCGGCACGCGCGCGCGTGCCGTTCGAGGGCTTCCCCTGGGGCAAGGTCGCCTTCGGCCAGGCCGACGGCGCGTTCCTGCCGCTCGCCGCCCTCGGCGGCACCCCGGTCCTCGGCTTCGCCGTCGCCCTGTGCGGCTTCGGGCTGTACGAGGCGGTACGGCTGGCCGCCGACGCCCGGGGCGGCCGGAGCGTACGCCGGGCCGCCGCCGTCGCCGCCGCGGTGGCCGTGGTCCTCCCGCTCGCCGCCGCCTTCGCCGCGCGTCCGCTCGTCGGCGCGGAGGCCGAGGACGGCACGGCGACCGTCGCCGTGATCCAGGGCAACGTCCCGCGGATGGGCCTGGACTTCAACGCCCAGCGCCGGGCCGTCCTCGACCACCATGTCAAGGAGACCGTGCGGCTCGCGGACGAGGTGCGGGCGGGCCGCGCGAAGCAGCCCGACTTCGTGCTGTGGCCGGAGAACTCGTCCGACATCGACCCGTTCCGCAACGACGACGCGCGCGAGGCGATCGATCGGGCCGTCACCGCCATCGGGGCACCGGTCTCCGTCGGCGCGGTCGTCGAGTCGGACGACGGCCGGCTGCTGAACGAGCAGGTCCTGTGGGACCCGGACAAGGGACCCGTCGACACCTACGACAAGCGGCAGATCCAGCCGTTCGGCGAGTACATCCCGCTGCGCTCGGTCATCAGCGTCTTCAGCAGCGACGTCGACATGGTCCGCAAGGACTTCAGCCGGGGCTCGGAACCGGGCGTCTTCACGATGGCGGGCACCCGGGTCGGGATCGCCACCTGTTACGAGGCGGCCTTCGACTGGGCGGTGCGCGACACCGTCACGGGCGGCGCCCAACTGCTGTCGGTACCGAGCAACAACGCCACCTTCGGGCGCAGCGAGATGACCTACCAGCAGCTCGCGATGTCCCGTATCCGCGCGGTCGAGCACAGCCGTACGGTCGCCGTACCGGTCACCAGCGGCGTCAGCGCCGTGATCATGCCGGACGGCCGGGTCGTGGACCGCACCCGGATGTTCACCGCGGACTCGCTGGTGGCCGAGGTGCCGCTGCGCTCGTCGCGGACGCCCGCGACCCGGCTGGGCACGGCACCGGAGGCGGTGCTGGTCCTGATCGCGGCGGGGGGCCTCGGCTGGACGGCGGCGCGTGCCGCGCGGGCCCGCGCGGCACGTACGGGAGAGCGCTCCCCGGCTCGTGTCTGA
- a CDS encoding NUDIX hydrolase has product MATPDFIRELRTTAGHQLLWLPGVTAIVVDDDDRVLLGRRSDTGEWAVIGGIPEPGEQPAVCAVREVYEETAVHCVAERVLLVQALSPVRYDNGDVCQYMDITFRCRAVGGEARVNDDESLEVGWFAVDSLPELGESTLLRIKLAFSDDPAWFEPVE; this is encoded by the coding sequence ATGGCTACTCCTGACTTCATCCGTGAACTCCGTACCACCGCCGGGCACCAGCTGTTGTGGCTTCCCGGGGTCACCGCGATCGTCGTGGACGACGACGACCGCGTCCTGCTCGGACGCCGCAGCGACACCGGTGAGTGGGCGGTGATCGGCGGTATCCCGGAGCCGGGGGAGCAGCCCGCCGTGTGCGCGGTGCGTGAGGTGTACGAGGAGACCGCGGTGCACTGCGTCGCGGAACGCGTCCTCCTGGTGCAGGCGTTGTCGCCGGTGCGGTACGACAACGGCGATGTGTGCCAGTACATGGACATCACGTTCCGCTGCCGGGCCGTCGGCGGGGAGGCCCGGGTCAACGACGACGAGTCGCTGGAGGTCGGCTGGTTCGCCGTCGACTCGCTGCCGGAGCTGGGGGAGTCGACGCTGCTGCGGATCAAGCTGGCGTTCTCGGACGACCCGGCGTGGTTCGAACCCGTGGAGTGA
- a CDS encoding SGNH/GDSL hydrolase family protein, with protein sequence MRKPWAVVPVLGLLLLTGCGDPSSPAAAPPAPTREETGRPPATTQQRPAASPEATRPPRPSPTPRKGPRVLYLGDSLAMENQDVLGKQLRDELGARYTSAPRSGTTLCDYLEGTGEDSLVPTEHKAATLVVKERPDYVVLQFWGNSWGYTPCMGGLTHEASPAAYFQRYAADAGRLSGQISAAARRAGMTPPRSVWVLQGPDPITPDRVREVNAVYAERARDTGELLADAGAAVSAPGARHTWTQYLPCTERERTTAGACTDRARDRTALHRDDDYLHFCLAPTTPRSRPCPVPSPGITRIARAITATVAEHRR encoded by the coding sequence ATGCGGAAGCCATGGGCCGTCGTCCCCGTGCTCGGGCTGCTGCTGCTCACCGGCTGCGGGGACCCGTCGTCACCGGCCGCCGCGCCGCCCGCCCCCACCCGCGAGGAGACCGGCCGTCCGCCGGCCACCACCCAGCAGCGGCCCGCCGCGTCACCCGAGGCCACCCGGCCGCCCCGGCCCTCCCCCACCCCCAGGAAGGGCCCCCGGGTGCTGTACCTCGGCGACTCGCTCGCCATGGAGAACCAGGACGTGCTCGGGAAGCAACTGCGGGACGAGCTCGGGGCGCGGTACACCAGCGCGCCCCGGTCGGGCACCACACTGTGCGACTACCTGGAGGGCACCGGCGAGGACTCCCTCGTCCCCACGGAGCACAAGGCGGCGACGCTCGTCGTCAAGGAGCGGCCCGACTATGTGGTGCTCCAGTTCTGGGGCAACTCCTGGGGATACACGCCCTGTATGGGCGGCCTCACCCACGAGGCGTCCCCCGCGGCGTACTTCCAGCGCTACGCGGCCGACGCCGGGCGGCTGTCCGGGCAGATCTCCGCCGCCGCCCGCCGCGCGGGGATGACGCCGCCCCGGAGCGTCTGGGTGCTCCAGGGGCCGGACCCGATCACCCCGGACCGTGTCCGCGAGGTCAACGCCGTGTACGCGGAACGCGCGCGGGACACCGGGGAGCTCCTGGCCGACGCGGGCGCGGCGGTCAGCGCGCCCGGCGCCCGCCACACCTGGACCCAGTACCTGCCCTGCACCGAGCGGGAGCGGACGACGGCGGGAGCCTGCACCGACCGGGCCCGGGACCGTACCGCGCTGCACCGCGACGACGACTATCTGCACTTCTGTCTGGCACCCACGACCCCCCGGTCGAGGCCGTGTCCGGTCCCCTCCCCCGGTATCACCCGGATCGCGCGCGCCATCACGGCCACGGTGGCGGAGCACCGGCGCTGA